Proteins encoded together in one Anopheles darlingi chromosome 3, idAnoDarlMG_H_01, whole genome shotgun sequence window:
- the LOC125955896 gene encoding uncharacterized protein LOC125955896 has translation MSRISRQQRLLRRKSVVPDSSHLCRLCLSKERRLTRFLSDESGLLNKDLLRQIYDLTTVEVDHLDIFPTAICSLCDQQLNDLSRFREKCIENDTILHNLFGVEKERHIYDLLTSNTVEDVEQRSYTGYYGRSAPGAGGEGVQEQQVPNHLADETEPSSTTSSSMILSESNQPEATVAIALNQLSTLSVRARKNRGSSCEQVGAPDVAATAAPAMEEPLVTSTPSAMESVEATDLTRKKKRSITSKPMETESAATDTGLQTPQQAETDDPVRSFTAEKLMSLSNRQLEDGRFQCGACARTFRNAYTLKRHLKLHTEENLYECEYCAKRFNDRSNWKIHLRAHTGDNLYNCLVCLKSYISPSTLKYHLRAHRKLRSFDCRVCQASFPEYEELERHVRDVHRGLTMEDLQMEEEPLLDAANFVKIELEDDADGAIVDEGKGLLQQQRDDNQRAASNEDANGRTTIVSDTEDDEHGTTMNDSMINERHLEPIISHAMDGGEVQNRAKTPPGKNYQMQSQQPSELRNTNDDVTEQSPVDSNQRPAQQPVAESCNIKKEAPENVTVKEEPYDPRELLMLEDGSEVETDESKDRPNEGTVILFRCDYCMQIFHYLDDLNAHMELHNKSNGTAGGVVLGSAASVPLIVPPQATNHGGGNHGDTSADGRPPPLVKPLVALRHIATTDGESWNTKSNPSSEDTAPALLRAMCDSMHTMYPHSSLLSSAREAGDPSTGVPLVRKPKGSKRKRMMLQAQTAASEPGNVSPPEHPCTKCAKRFRTEELLRVHEETHANDAIVNRVRSCRICLKVFKCELNLQAHMRKHNDYHEAIDHSRSMLGDLGSRAGAGVDSAGSGNESTGSYNPSSNMMSNQPNRREEVCGDKTNENDTDHLMQSNRPPVMDGSSESLGDSEGEIGSGLSSESSGSSSSRNNANRRVSVRRCEICAITFDDPLLLERHVLSHFERNEAVAFVPSADRPFKCTECHKRFKRKDYLLIHIRTHTGERRYKCDLCSSAFVHPSNLITHRKLHSNERPHKCDLCDATFKLYAGLKIHRRRCVMKNLTEGFSFSSNAISSAVNDGNEAAMEVENPPSVHIQSSSRLTI, from the exons ATGTCGCGCATCAGTCGCCAGCAACGTCTACTGCGACGTAAATCCGTGGTTCC TGATTCGAGCCACTTGTGCCGGTTATGTTTGTCCAAGGAGCGAAGGCTAACTCGCTTCTTATCGGACGAAAGTGGGCTCCTCAACAAGGATCTGCTGCGACAAATCTACGATCTAACGACGGTAGAG gTCGATCATCTGGATATCTTCCCCACTGCCATCTGTTCGCTGTGCGATCAGCAGCTGAACGATTTGAGTCGGTTTCGTGAAAAGTGTATCGAAAACGACACCATTCTGCACAATCTGTTcggggtggaaaaggaaagacACATTTACGATCTTCTGACGTCGAATACGGTGGAAGATGTGGAGCAGCGCAGCTATACCGGGTATTACGGTCGATCGgcgcccggtgctggtggagaaggtgTACAGGAGCAGCAAGTACCCAACCATCTGGCCGATGAGACGGAACCATCGTCCACCACCTCCTCATCGATGATACTGTCCGAGTCGAATCAACCTGAGGCAACCGTAGCGATAGCATTGAACCAACTGTCCACGCTTAGTGTCCGTGCGAGGAAAAATCGAGGATCATCGTGTGAACAAGTTGGTGCacctgatgttgctgctactgccgctccTGCTATGGAAGAACCACTTGTTACCTCAACGCCTTCAGCGATGGAGTCAGTAGAAGCAACCGATTTGACGCGTAAAAAGAAGAGATCAATCACCTCCAAACCGATGGAGACGGAAAGTGCAGCCACGGACACCGGACTGCAAACACCACAGCAGGCTGAAACTGATGACCCCGTACGTTCCTTTACCGCTGAGAAGCTAATGAGCCTTTCGAATCGTCAGCTGGAAGATGGTCGGTTTCAGTGCGGTGCCTGCGCCCGTACGTTCCGCAATGCGTACACACTGAAGCGGCATCTGAAGCTCCATACCGAGGAAAATCTGTACGAGTGTGAATACTGCGCCAAACGATTCAATGATCGCTCCAACTGGAAGATCCATCTTCGGGCCCACACAGGCGATAATTTGTACAACTGTCTCGTCTGCTTGAAGAGCTACATTTCCCCATCGACACTAAAGTACCATCTGCGCGCCCATCGTAagcttcgatcgttcgattgtcGCGTATGTCAAGCTTCGTTCCCTGAATACGAAGAGCTGGAGCGTCATGTGCGCGATGTTCATCGGGGACTGACGATGGAAGATCTGCAGATGGAAGAGGAACCGCTGCTGGATGCGGCcaattttgttaaaattgaaCTCGAagacgatgctgatggtgcgatCGTGGATGAGGGGAAGGgacttctgcagcagcagagagatgACAATCAACGCGCTGCCAGCAATGAGGATGCCAATGGTCGAACAACGATAGTGAGTGATACGGAAGATGATGAGCACGGTACAACGATGAATGATAGTATGATTAACGAGCGACACCTAGAACCTATCATTTCGCACGCAATGGACGGAGGAGAGGTGCAAAATAGGGCGAAGACGCCGCCAGGTAAAAACTATCAAATGCAATCACAGCAGCCATCGGAGTTAAGAAACACAAACGATGATGTTACGGAACAATCACCCGTGGATTCGAATCAGCGGCCGGCACAGCAACCTGTGGCGGAGTCTTGCAATATCAAAAAGGAGGCGCCGGAGAATGTTACCGTCAAAGAGGAACCGTACGATCCCCGCGAGCTACTCATGCTGGAAGATGGTTCCGAGGTGGAAACAGATGAATCAAAAGAT CGACCCAATGAAGGAACCGTCATACTGTTCCGCTGTGATTACTGTATGCAGATATTCCACTATCTCGATGACCTCAATGCACACATGGAGTTACACAACAAATCGAACGGCACTGCCGGTGGTGTAGTGCTGGGTTCTGCAGCATCCGTTCCGCTCATCGTTCCTCCACAAGCAACTAACCATGGAGGTGGTAACCATGGTGACACTAGTGCTGATGGCCGTCCACCGCCTCTCGTCAAACCGTTGGTCGCGCTGCGACACATAGCAACGACGGATGGTGAAAGCTGGAATACGAAATCTAATCCATCCAGCGAAGACACGGCCCCGGCTTTACTGCGCGCGATGTGCGACAGTATGCATACGATGTATCCGCATTCCTCGTTGCTGTCGTCCGCGAGAGAGGCCGGCGATCCTTCAACCGGAGTGCCTTTGGTGCGCAAACCTAAAGGATCGAAACGCAAGCGAATGATGTTGCAGGCGCAGAcggcagcgagcgagccaggAAATGTAAGCCCCCCCGAACATCCGTGCACAAAGTGTGCGAAAAGATTTCGCACCGAAGAACTGTTGAGAGTTCATGAGGAAACTCACGCAAATGATGCCATCGTGAATCGGGTACGAAGTTGTCGTATCTGTCTTAAGGTGTTCAAGTGTGAGCTAAACCTTCAGGCGCACATGCGCAAACACAACGACTACCACGAGGCAATAGATCACTCCAGGAGCATGTTAGGCGACCTCGGCAGTAGagccggtgctggtgtcgACAGTGCAGGAAGTGGGAATGAATCTACAGGATCGTACAATCCCTCAAGCAACATGATGAGCAATCAACCGAATCGAAGAGAGGAAGTATGTGGCGATAagacgaatgaaaatgataccGACCATTTAATGCAATCCAATCGGCCTCCCGTCATGGATGGTTCATCGGAATCGCTTGGTGATAGCGAAGGTGAGATCGGTTCGGGACTTTCCTCGGAATCGtccggtagtagcagcagcagaaacaacgCTAATCGGCGCGTATCGGTGCGTCGGTGTGAAATCTGTGCCATCACGTTCGATgatccgctgctgctcgaacggCACGTACTTAGCCACTTTGAGCGTAACGAGGCCGTTGCGTTCGTACCGTCCGCTGATAGGCCGTTCAAGTGTACTGAGTGTCACAAACGGTTCAAGCGAAAGGACTACCTGCTGATACATATCCGCACGCACACGGGCGAACGGCGTTACAAGTGCGACCTCTGCTCGAGCGCCTTCGTGCATCCCTCCAACTTGATCACACATCGAAAGCTACACTCAAACGAACGACCTCATAAGTGTGATCTGTGTGATGCCACCTTCAAGCTGTACGCCGGTTTGAAGATCCATCGCCGCCGGTGTGTAATGAAGAATTTAACCGAAGGATTTTCTTTCTCATCCAATGCCATATCTTCTGCCGTCAATGATGGCAACGAGGCTGCGATGGAAGTAGAAAATCCACCATCAGTTCACATCCAGTCGTCGAGTCGATTAACGATCTAA